A genomic window from Planococcus rifietoensis includes:
- a CDS encoding alpha/beta fold hydrolase, translating to MILHSESFGKGEPIVFLHSGLQTGLTDFEYQRNYFKEQFQVIVPDLRGHGNSVSEDVTDFFEDCAKDVAETLEHLGIESAHIVGASLGALSGIFFAKRFPAKVKSLTISGVTAEKPDNWEQLREQETQNQQQIFQYEEAITYFNQLHKGDWRKFIEMGQNEDWYPFEETNDLSDIDSPILYITGEGNPNETKGVLYYPAKHDHVRVSVIPFASHLVHAEQAELHAKTLELFLSHVD from the coding sequence ATGATTTTACACAGCGAAAGTTTCGGCAAAGGGGAACCGATTGTATTCCTGCATAGCGGGCTGCAGACCGGGCTTACCGATTTTGAATACCAGCGCAATTATTTTAAGGAGCAGTTTCAGGTCATCGTGCCGGACCTTCGCGGGCACGGGAATTCCGTCAGCGAGGACGTGACTGATTTCTTTGAAGACTGTGCCAAGGATGTAGCAGAAACGCTTGAACATCTAGGGATTGAATCGGCCCATATTGTCGGCGCATCGCTTGGGGCACTGTCAGGAATTTTCTTTGCCAAACGGTTTCCAGCAAAAGTGAAAAGCCTGACGATTTCTGGGGTGACGGCGGAAAAGCCAGACAATTGGGAGCAATTGCGCGAACAAGAGACCCAAAACCAGCAGCAGATTTTTCAATACGAGGAAGCCATTACGTATTTCAATCAACTGCATAAAGGCGATTGGCGGAAGTTCATCGAAATGGGACAGAATGAAGACTGGTACCCATTCGAAGAAACGAACGACTTGTCGGACATTGATTCACCGATTCTCTACATCACAGGGGAAGGCAACCCGAACGAAACGAAAGGCGTCCTTTATTATCCTGCTAAGCATGACCATGTCCGGGTGTCGGTTATACCGTTCGCGTCTCATCTGGTCCATGCCGAACAAGCGGAATTACATGCGAAAACATTGGAACTGTTCCTAAGCCACGTCGACTAA
- a CDS encoding GNAT family N-acetyltransferase: MMIEYEPRHREAVLRLLSHLPTAQQGVSVQQILSAYERQPERRLYLWEENEKVVGVIGIHIQKQTFAVQHIAVHPSFRNRGIGSALIQAVQEEYVSQAMCSTQETKDFLDRCWHKQSQFS, from the coding sequence ATGATGATTGAATACGAACCACGCCACCGGGAGGCTGTACTGCGCTTGCTTTCCCATCTACCCACAGCCCAGCAAGGAGTTTCAGTCCAGCAAATACTCAGCGCCTACGAAAGACAACCGGAGCGCCGATTGTATCTATGGGAGGAAAATGAAAAAGTGGTTGGAGTGATCGGCATCCACATACAGAAACAAACCTTTGCTGTGCAGCACATCGCCGTTCACCCTTCCTTCCGCAATCGAGGAATCGGCAGTGCCTTGATTCAAGCCGTACAGGAAGAATACGTATCACAAGCAATGTGCTCAACTCAAGAAACCAAAGATTTTCTGGACAGATGCTGGCACAAGCAATCTCAATTTAGTTGA
- a CDS encoding DUF2294 domain-containing protein, whose product MTQEKTVESIISGFTVSILREHFGKGPSSVYVTIYKSFVCIQIRDFLAPIERILLDQNEKNRVLKTRDLLMVELMAEFKRNFWKQADLNVMELYADWNLDDHSGMILGVLEEPKSHKLRWPEEVDETELRKEVIRLSIAGQKEPEETNFFWLNDRTLLIERIGIFTLLEKELIKNEFQEALKLAKRPLEYMLFAESEVPAIVNRPLIGSYVDWDFEEDKGYALLAFKK is encoded by the coding sequence ATGACTCAAGAAAAAACGGTCGAATCCATCATCAGCGGTTTCACTGTATCCATCTTGCGGGAGCATTTCGGCAAAGGGCCAAGCTCAGTGTATGTGACCATCTACAAATCATTCGTCTGCATTCAGATCCGGGATTTCCTGGCGCCGATAGAGAGAATCCTATTGGATCAGAATGAAAAGAACCGTGTGTTGAAAACCAGGGATTTATTGATGGTTGAATTAATGGCCGAATTCAAGAGGAATTTCTGGAAGCAAGCCGACCTCAATGTCATGGAGTTGTATGCCGATTGGAATTTGGACGATCATTCCGGCATGATTCTGGGGGTATTGGAAGAACCAAAATCGCATAAACTCAGGTGGCCGGAAGAAGTGGACGAAACGGAACTCCGGAAAGAAGTGATCCGTTTAAGCATCGCCGGACAGAAAGAACCGGAAGAAACCAATTTCTTTTGGCTGAACGACCGGACACTGCTCATTGAACGAATCGGCATTTTTACTTTGCTGGAGAAAGAACTGATCAAAAATGAATTTCAGGAAGCCTTGAAACTGGCAAAACGACCGCTGGAGTATATGTTATTTGCAGAATCGGAAGTGCCCGCAATCGTCAACCGCCCGTTAATCGGCAGTTATGTTGACTGGGACTTTGAAGAAGATAAAGGCTACGCGCTACTGGCCTTTAAAAAATAA
- a CDS encoding acyltransferase has protein sequence MARRYGYMDWMRVFAIITVVGVHVASKIINNYTTGDWEWHYANAIDSALRWCVPIFFMLSGALLLTRDSKEPIGEFLRKRLGKVLLPLVFWSAVYMAYNIFQLGEEYTVGQMLGAFISDDIYFHLWFLYIITGLYLMAPFLRILVKHMGKTMFHYFFAFWFLFSAAVPIFTRATGYEVAFAGQMFAPYIGYFLLGAYLVMYPLPKRWLPTLGVLAIIGYAVTLYGTVSANEGREAGDFDDFFYEHYYPHAIFVSLFVFVAFQQLGKNLKSTALITRISTATFGVYIIHPLIQTYLNRLLNFNETTINVWIGVPLSWIVIFILSYVIIRLMQKTPVVRRLVP, from the coding sequence ATGGCACGAAGATACGGCTATATGGACTGGATGCGGGTGTTTGCGATCATTACGGTCGTCGGCGTCCACGTCGCATCGAAAATCATCAATAATTACACAACCGGCGATTGGGAATGGCATTATGCAAACGCGATCGACAGCGCACTCCGTTGGTGCGTACCGATCTTCTTCATGCTGAGCGGCGCATTGCTCCTGACGCGCGACAGCAAAGAACCTATCGGTGAATTTCTCCGGAAGCGGCTCGGCAAAGTCCTATTGCCACTCGTGTTCTGGAGTGCCGTCTACATGGCGTACAATATTTTTCAGCTCGGTGAGGAGTACACCGTCGGGCAAATGCTCGGCGCATTCATCTCAGACGATATTTATTTCCACCTTTGGTTTCTCTACATCATCACAGGGCTGTACTTGATGGCGCCGTTTTTGCGCATCCTCGTAAAGCATATGGGCAAGACGATGTTCCATTATTTCTTCGCGTTCTGGTTCCTGTTCTCGGCCGCTGTGCCGATTTTCACGCGGGCGACGGGCTATGAAGTCGCTTTTGCGGGGCAGATGTTCGCGCCATATATTGGTTATTTCCTGCTCGGTGCATATCTTGTCATGTACCCGTTGCCGAAGCGCTGGCTGCCGACACTCGGTGTGCTCGCGATTATTGGCTATGCGGTTACGTTATACGGAACGGTGTCGGCCAATGAGGGGCGTGAAGCGGGCGATTTCGACGACTTCTTCTACGAGCATTATTATCCACACGCTATCTTTGTTTCGTTATTTGTCTTCGTGGCGTTTCAACAGCTCGGCAAAAATTTGAAATCAACCGCACTCATTACGCGCATCAGTACGGCGACGTTTGGCGTCTACATTATTCATCCGCTGATCCAGACGTATTTGAACCGCTTGTTGAATTTCAACGAAACGACCATCAATGTATGGATCGGTGTGCCGTTGTCGTGGATTGTCATCTTTATCCTGTCGTATGTCATCATCCGCTTGATGCAGAAGACGCCGGTAGTGAGAAGGCTAGTGCCTTAG
- a CDS encoding patatin-like phospholipase family protein — MKKILSIDGGGIRGILPAMMLCELERRTGKPVSEQFDIFVGTSTGAILALGLLVPDGKKPRYTANDILKLYETEAERMFRKSFLHRSFGIVGRFLHTQYSHKEFEQVLKHYFINLKLSDLLQPAVIPSYDIHGRHAHFFKSTVINLNERQPDSEIRHIIRAATAAPSYFAPAKIPDYPKAAFIDGGVFANDPGLSAYTEGLELYGDEEEDFLLVSLGTGEAQREVEVTGWRAWFHYGWARSLLKVMMDGSSDSVDHQLRHLLKDEGIDQRYYRFQEKLPADDSGIEQLDRVTPENLARLRRVGQQMIETQSAELDKLCRLL; from the coding sequence ATGAAGAAGATCCTATCGATCGATGGCGGGGGCATACGGGGGATTTTGCCGGCGATGATGCTGTGTGAGCTGGAGCGGCGGACAGGGAAACCGGTCTCTGAGCAATTCGATATCTTCGTTGGCACCTCGACCGGCGCGATTCTAGCACTCGGCCTTTTAGTGCCGGATGGCAAAAAGCCGCGCTACACGGCGAATGACATCCTCAAGCTTTACGAAACAGAAGCTGAGCGCATGTTCCGGAAATCCTTTCTTCACCGTTCGTTCGGCATCGTCGGGCGCTTCCTGCATACCCAGTACAGCCATAAGGAATTTGAACAAGTGCTCAAGCATTACTTCATTAACTTGAAATTATCCGACCTGCTTCAGCCGGCCGTTATCCCGAGTTACGACATCCATGGCCGGCATGCGCATTTCTTCAAAAGCACCGTCATTAATTTGAATGAACGGCAGCCTGACAGCGAAATCCGTCATATCATCCGTGCTGCGACGGCGGCACCGAGTTATTTCGCACCGGCGAAGATCCCGGATTACCCGAAAGCAGCGTTTATCGACGGCGGCGTGTTTGCCAATGACCCTGGGCTTAGCGCGTATACGGAAGGACTTGAACTCTACGGAGACGAAGAAGAAGATTTTCTGTTGGTGTCACTCGGTACAGGGGAAGCGCAGCGCGAAGTGGAAGTGACCGGCTGGCGGGCGTGGTTTCATTACGGCTGGGCGCGTTCGCTGTTGAAAGTGATGATGGACGGCAGTTCCGACTCCGTCGATCATCAGCTGCGTCACCTGTTGAAAGACGAGGGAATCGACCAGCGCTATTACCGGTTCCAGGAAAAACTGCCCGCAGACGATTCGGGCATTGAACAGCTCGACCGCGTCACGCCTGAAAACCTCGCAAGGCTTCGCCGGGTAGGGCAGCAGATGATCGAGACACAAAGCGCTGAACTGGATAAATTATGCCGCTTGTTATGA
- a CDS encoding haloacid dehalogenase type II, which translates to MDQPIKAFVFDVYGTLFDVIAIKEQCEEVFPGHGEAISQTWRKKQVEYFMMRQLMGKYDTLYAVTRSALKYALEDEGLESTDDIEQQLMDAYLHLPLYEESEAVLKQLQDHQLVVFSNGSHDMLDPLIENAGIKDLLDKAVSVDEIKQFKPAPAAYQYVLDQLNIERDEVLFMSSNGWDISGAKNFGFQTAWINRKEAPVEQLGLEPDYVFSDLNGLLKWK; encoded by the coding sequence ATGGACCAACCAATCAAAGCGTTCGTCTTCGATGTGTACGGCACATTGTTCGACGTTATCGCCATCAAAGAGCAATGCGAAGAAGTGTTTCCCGGGCACGGCGAAGCGATTAGCCAGACGTGGCGCAAGAAGCAAGTCGAATATTTCATGATGCGCCAACTGATGGGGAAATACGATACGCTATACGCTGTCACCCGCAGCGCCTTGAAATACGCCCTTGAAGACGAGGGGCTCGAATCAACAGATGACATCGAGCAGCAATTGATGGACGCCTATTTGCATTTGCCGCTCTATGAGGAATCAGAAGCGGTATTGAAACAACTGCAGGATCATCAGCTCGTCGTGTTCTCAAACGGCTCGCACGATATGCTCGATCCCCTGATCGAAAATGCAGGCATTAAGGACTTGCTCGACAAAGCCGTCAGCGTCGATGAGATCAAGCAGTTCAAGCCGGCACCGGCCGCTTATCAATACGTCTTGGACCAATTGAACATCGAGCGCGACGAAGTTTTGTTCATGTCTTCAAACGGCTGGGACATTTCAGGAGCGAAGAATTTCGGTTTCCAGACCGCGTGGATCAACCGCAAAGAGGCGCCGGTCGAACAGCTCGGCTTAGAGCCGGATTATGTATTTTCGGACTTGAACGGCTTATTGAAATGGAAATAG
- a CDS encoding GNAT family N-acetyltransferase, which produces MMEIRKAQAQDAAGIKRVCTAGYRSTYRDLLPHDEIERIIEKFYNEPRIMGEIENTNQEWNGWFVAVENGEVIGAGGGGFTGATVAEIFVLYLDPDRKYQGIGTKLLEAITQDQKARGARTQWVAVAKGNGMAIPFYEARGFEFQYEEAAYGMPESDNYKSLRYERDV; this is translated from the coding sequence ATAATGGAAATCCGTAAAGCACAAGCACAAGACGCAGCGGGCATTAAAAGAGTCTGCACAGCCGGCTACCGCAGCACTTATCGTGATTTATTGCCACACGACGAAATCGAACGCATCATCGAGAAATTTTATAACGAGCCGCGCATTATGGGTGAAATCGAAAACACTAATCAGGAATGGAACGGCTGGTTTGTGGCCGTGGAGAACGGAGAAGTCATCGGTGCGGGCGGCGGCGGTTTCACCGGTGCAACCGTAGCGGAAATCTTCGTTCTTTATTTGGATCCGGATCGCAAATACCAAGGCATCGGCACGAAGCTCCTTGAAGCGATCACACAAGACCAAAAAGCACGTGGCGCCAGAACGCAATGGGTGGCGGTCGCAAAAGGCAACGGCATGGCGATCCCATTTTACGAAGCGCGCGGCTTTGAGTTTCAATACGAAGAAGCGGCTTACGGGATGCCGGAAAGCGACAACTACAAATCGCTTCGCTATGAACGCGACGTGTGA
- a CDS encoding ArsR/SmtB family transcription factor — protein MKIIDAALPEETVHLAVEQSPVWEWIVGIAGYTHGQLRLTFEMDDEWTQDAQAMPASLLDSLAKIEETNLWYGLLLLQNKFGAKSVDEFIKRLAEISEERFYDVLLPYHSRSAEALREQAAQHPEDSGWWSSYANLFEGHAYLSGYVWQLYGHTRAELSELFMAVLGEWQDWMAEKPYISKWLKALAFEEQQHRELDSANAIKEIERVAGVAYAPEPSIWSVKLIPHVSYRPWLLTIRTADVKLFFYPVSEQQILDPEVPPNELIQGHKALGDGLRLNVLHYLRQGPAPLQEMSQRFKMSKTTLHHQLALLKAAKFVKVDKGVYSIQPEKLKAFSTQLNRYLKLDE, from the coding sequence ATGAAGATCATAGATGCTGCGTTACCAGAAGAGACGGTTCATTTAGCTGTAGAACAATCGCCGGTGTGGGAATGGATCGTGGGGATTGCGGGCTATACGCACGGGCAATTGCGCCTCACGTTTGAAATGGATGATGAATGGACACAGGATGCACAAGCGATGCCTGCTTCTTTGCTCGACTCACTGGCAAAGATCGAAGAGACGAATTTATGGTACGGCTTGCTGTTGTTGCAAAATAAGTTCGGGGCCAAGTCAGTGGATGAATTTATCAAGCGGCTGGCTGAGATTTCAGAGGAGCGATTTTACGATGTTTTACTGCCCTATCATAGCCGGTCTGCAGAAGCGCTACGGGAACAGGCGGCACAACACCCTGAAGACAGTGGCTGGTGGTCTTCTTATGCCAATTTGTTTGAAGGGCATGCATACCTGAGTGGATACGTATGGCAACTTTACGGACATACAAGAGCCGAGCTAAGCGAATTGTTTATGGCGGTGTTAGGCGAATGGCAAGATTGGATGGCTGAGAAACCGTATATTTCAAAATGGTTGAAAGCACTGGCGTTTGAAGAACAGCAGCATCGCGAGCTTGATTCGGCGAATGCGATAAAGGAAATCGAGCGCGTGGCGGGTGTTGCGTATGCGCCGGAGCCTTCGATTTGGTCGGTCAAGCTCATCCCGCATGTGTCGTACCGGCCGTGGCTGCTGACGATTCGTACGGCTGATGTGAAATTGTTTTTCTATCCGGTCAGCGAACAGCAGATTCTCGATCCGGAAGTGCCGCCGAACGAATTGATCCAAGGGCATAAAGCGCTTGGCGACGGGCTGCGCTTGAATGTCTTGCATTATTTACGCCAGGGCCCCGCTCCCTTGCAGGAAATGAGTCAGCGCTTCAAAATGTCCAAGACGACTTTGCATCATCAATTGGCTTTGTTGAAAGCAGCGAAGTTTGTCAAGGTCGATAAAGGCGTCTATTCGATTCAGCCAGAGAAACTCAAAGCGTTTTCTACTCAATTGAACCGATATTTAAAACTGGATGAGTGA
- a CDS encoding kinase: METELQKLNDVIPVPSDGERVIIGIDGLSRSGKTTIGNFLCSHYVEKGVPVVLLHLDDYIVERNRRYETGIESWREYYKLQWDLEQLAEHLLAPLKTASKLSVEVYDETSDQHRAESIYLPENSLIIIEGVFLQRKEWRAYFDFLCYVDSPREKRFRRENTETQKQWKKFEQRYWKAEDYYLKEIHPEAGAD; this comes from the coding sequence ATGGAAACCGAACTTCAAAAACTAAACGATGTGATTCCTGTGCCGTCGGATGGCGAGCGCGTTATTATCGGAATCGACGGATTAAGCCGGTCCGGAAAAACGACTATAGGAAACTTTTTATGTAGTCATTACGTAGAAAAGGGAGTGCCGGTTGTTCTCCTTCATTTGGATGATTATATCGTGGAAAGAAACCGCCGTTATGAAACCGGTATCGAGTCCTGGAGAGAATACTACAAACTGCAATGGGACCTGGAACAGTTGGCAGAACATTTGCTTGCGCCATTGAAAACAGCGAGTAAACTCTCTGTGGAGGTATACGATGAAACAAGCGATCAGCATCGGGCAGAAAGCATTTACCTCCCCGAAAATAGCCTTATCATCATAGAAGGTGTTTTTCTGCAGAGAAAAGAATGGCGTGCTTATTTTGATTTCCTTTGCTATGTCGACAGCCCACGCGAAAAACGGTTCCGCAGAGAAAATACCGAAACGCAAAAACAGTGGAAGAAATTCGAGCAACGCTATTGGAAAGCGGAAGATTACTACTTGAAGGAAATCCACCCCGAAGCTGGCGCTGATTAG
- a CDS encoding SH3 domain-containing C40 family peptidase, giving the protein MKKAFFTLLAAGALVFSSSATDAQNTVQAQQAHTEVAQKASEPAIVQVSNSTYKFKYATNVRRDAGTSHGVIKVASKGATATVTKSATIGSGKWFKVRTGGTHGWVHSSLVSKSSGSGVVQASAKTASVSSSAVVSKALALKGIPYRFGGTTTAGFDCSGFVQYAFKKAGKSVSRTTLSQYAQSYKVSSPRPGDLVFFANTYRPGISHVGIYIGNNQFVHSGGSKAEVKSLSGPYWGKKFHSFKRFK; this is encoded by the coding sequence ATGAAAAAAGCATTCTTTACACTACTCGCAGCAGGCGCATTGGTCTTTTCTAGTTCAGCTACAGACGCACAAAATACAGTACAAGCACAACAAGCACATACAGAAGTCGCACAGAAAGCATCTGAGCCAGCAATCGTTCAAGTATCTAACAGCACTTATAAATTCAAATACGCTACAAACGTCCGCAGAGATGCCGGCACTAGCCACGGCGTCATCAAAGTCGCTTCTAAAGGCGCAACTGCAACAGTAACAAAATCCGCTACAATCGGCAGCGGCAAATGGTTCAAAGTCCGCACTGGCGGAACGCACGGTTGGGTACATAGCTCACTCGTCTCAAAATCATCAGGATCTGGCGTTGTCCAGGCTTCTGCTAAAACAGCAAGCGTTTCTTCTTCAGCAGTCGTTTCTAAAGCACTAGCGCTTAAAGGCATCCCGTACCGTTTCGGCGGCACGACTACAGCTGGGTTTGACTGCTCAGGATTTGTACAATATGCATTCAAAAAAGCAGGCAAAAGCGTGTCACGCACAACGCTTTCTCAATATGCTCAGTCTTATAAAGTTTCAAGCCCACGCCCAGGAGACTTGGTCTTCTTCGCGAACACTTACCGTCCAGGGATCTCACACGTTGGGATCTACATCGGGAACAACCAGTTCGTCCACTCTGGCGGATCTAAAGCAGAAGTGAAAAGCTTGAGCGGCCCATACTGGGGCAAGAAATTCCACAGCTTCAAACGCTTCAAATAA
- a CDS encoding VOC family protein — MISKIGQVMVYVRDQEAAVTFWTEKMGFTVLGDKENEGMRWIEIAPSEDAGTSIVLHDKNLLEQMDTGLNLEAPSLLFYANDFEQFRNGLAEKGVTVGDIVEMPTGRTFNFADAEDNYFAVLESN; from the coding sequence ATGATTTCAAAAATCGGGCAGGTCATGGTGTATGTGCGCGACCAGGAAGCGGCGGTCACGTTTTGGACAGAGAAGATGGGCTTTACGGTTCTCGGTGACAAAGAGAACGAAGGCATGCGGTGGATAGAAATTGCGCCTAGTGAAGACGCAGGAACGAGCATCGTCTTGCACGACAAGAACTTGCTTGAACAGATGGATACGGGCTTGAATTTGGAGGCTCCGTCGCTATTGTTTTACGCGAATGATTTCGAGCAATTTCGCAACGGACTAGCCGAAAAAGGCGTCACGGTCGGCGATATCGTCGAGATGCCGACAGGCCGGACCTTCAATTTCGCGGATGCAGAAGACAATTATTTCGCGGTGTTGGAGTCGAATTGA
- a CDS encoding AAA family ATPase, with translation MNRVAVITVGKTHSGKTTFAKALERQLANAIVVDQDNHAEILKTYYPVLVPKEGANAIKYALTQTIVDHAVDQTDCHVISCNANRNRQGRLKLLDFYRSKGFTTILVNFDMADELLETRIDQSGRDTSILRTVSSFHDVLKRQQAESIDNPGVTPTPDEADYLIHVANEQQVEAAISDIIIIASRGNGS, from the coding sequence GTGAACAGAGTAGCGGTCATCACGGTCGGCAAAACCCATAGTGGCAAAACGACATTCGCCAAAGCACTCGAGCGACAGCTTGCCAATGCCATCGTCGTCGACCAGGACAATCATGCAGAAATCTTGAAAACTTATTATCCGGTGCTCGTCCCGAAAGAGGGGGCGAATGCGATCAAGTATGCCCTGACTCAGACCATCGTCGATCATGCGGTCGATCAAACCGATTGCCACGTCATTTCGTGCAACGCCAATCGCAACCGGCAAGGCCGTTTGAAGCTGTTGGATTTTTACCGATCGAAAGGCTTTACGACTATCTTAGTAAACTTTGACATGGCAGACGAGTTGTTGGAAACGAGAATTGATCAGTCTGGGCGAGACACATCCATCTTGCGCACCGTTTCTTCGTTTCATGATGTCCTCAAGCGTCAACAAGCTGAATCCATCGATAACCCCGGCGTCACACCCACGCCAGACGAAGCAGATTATCTGATTCACGTGGCAAATGAACAGCAAGTGGAAGCCGCCATTTCCGACATCATAATCATAGCTTCTAGGGGGAACGGCTCGTGA
- a CDS encoding NUDIX domain-containing protein, which produces MNTTRSHGFQFLDFLFMEEHEIHQFETIAGSFAVIKCGGKNLMVYNKWREQWELPAGRREDGETSKECAVRELYEESGQLVEDLEFKGLLKLQHTDTREIKYNPVFLGTVEKLQPFMPNDETTEMKLWDTKEDIGVLDEMDIKILDYI; this is translated from the coding sequence ATGAACACGACAAGAAGCCATGGCTTTCAATTTCTGGACTTTCTATTTATGGAGGAGCACGAGATCCATCAGTTCGAGACAATTGCTGGTTCTTTTGCAGTCATCAAATGCGGCGGCAAAAATTTGATGGTTTACAACAAATGGCGCGAGCAATGGGAACTGCCGGCTGGCAGGAGAGAAGACGGAGAGACGTCGAAAGAATGTGCCGTCAGGGAATTATACGAAGAATCCGGCCAGTTGGTTGAAGACTTGGAATTCAAAGGCTTGCTCAAGCTACAGCATACTGACACCCGGGAAATCAAATACAATCCAGTTTTTCTTGGAACAGTAGAGAAGCTACAGCCCTTTATGCCAAACGACGAAACGACGGAAATGAAGTTATGGGATACAAAAGAGGACATCGGGGTCCTGGATGAGATGGATATTAAAATTCTCGATTATATTTAA
- a CDS encoding NUDIX hydrolase, whose protein sequence is MEDIKKVWQGAAGVVIDQGKILMVKSKASGKWSIPSGEIEMGESPQQACVREVWEETGFRIEVKQQLHTKHVQIGNYEVTSHYFLCDVISGDICFRDPDNEIDEITWKTEAELKELLHDYPEDQEHLVAFMNRAAAIQ, encoded by the coding sequence GTGGAAGACATTAAAAAAGTTTGGCAAGGCGCAGCTGGAGTAGTGATCGACCAAGGTAAAATCCTCATGGTGAAATCGAAGGCATCCGGTAAATGGAGCATCCCTTCCGGAGAAATCGAAATGGGCGAATCCCCGCAACAAGCGTGCGTGAGGGAAGTGTGGGAAGAAACCGGCTTTCGCATTGAGGTGAAGCAACAGCTTCATACGAAACATGTGCAAATCGGCAATTACGAAGTCACCAGCCATTATTTTCTATGCGATGTCATTTCAGGCGATATTTGTTTCCGGGATCCCGACAACGAAATCGACGAAATCACGTGGAAAACAGAGGCTGAACTGAAAGAACTACTTCACGATTACCCGGAAGATCAAGAACATCTTGTTGCGTTCATGAATCGCGCGGCGGCTATCCAGTAA
- a CDS encoding peroxiredoxin family protein produces the protein MNRLQLGDLAPSFSLPRAEGGDYSLQQDLSERPGWRFVIFFRGSWCPVCNEELQEIQDSLSYFEGKDIHFTFLSTDNQQDLNEMKEKHGLTSPILADATEDILKQYGVYHHGEDALYEDHGIHGEPAYYLLDEEGKVMYQQQQTSPFGRPHAKELRKIAAYIRKNLK, from the coding sequence ATGAATAGACTACAATTAGGGGATTTAGCCCCATCATTCTCATTGCCGCGCGCTGAAGGCGGAGATTACTCATTGCAACAGGACTTATCCGAACGTCCAGGCTGGCGCTTTGTCATTTTCTTCAGAGGCTCATGGTGCCCAGTATGCAACGAAGAATTGCAGGAAATCCAAGACAGCCTATCGTATTTCGAAGGCAAGGACATCCATTTCACGTTCTTGTCCACAGACAATCAGCAAGATCTCAATGAAATGAAAGAAAAACACGGCTTGACCTCGCCAATCTTGGCCGATGCGACTGAAGACATCCTGAAACAATACGGTGTCTACCATCACGGAGAAGATGCATTGTACGAAGACCACGGCATTCACGGCGAGCCGGCGTATTACTTGCTCGATGAAGAAGGCAAGGTCATGTACCAGCAGCAGCAAACGAGCCCATTCGGCCGTCCGCACGCAAAAGAATTGCGCAAAATCGCTGCGTACATCCGTAAAAACTTAAAATAA